The following proteins are co-located in the Pedobacter frigiditerrae genome:
- a CDS encoding altronate dehydratase family protein, whose protein sequence is MKQQVLKVHPQDNVLVALTDLKAGQTVNYQGVDYVLVDDIDAKHKFYMTDMNAGDEVSMYGTLVGKVQFTVRAGSVMNTDNLKHAAAPYEFRPYHYSWQAPDVSKFEGRTFNGYHRSDGKVGTANYWLFIPTVFCENRNLDVIREALHNELGYAVTEKYKSYTHQLVEAFQNGVDISTLDAPLSFEGVRHNRPFKNIDGIKFLNHQGGCGGIRQDAAVLSKLLAAYADHPNVAGVTVLSLGCQNLQVQDFTKDLKERNPNFDKPLFIFEQQQSQSEENMIALAIKKTFEGLVEANKIERQPAPLSKMNVGVKCGGSDGFSGISANPAVGYCSDLLVGLGATVLLAEFPELCGAEQDLIDRTKDEAAAKKFISLMGAYSQAAENAGSGFHMNPSPGNIKDGLITDAIKSNGAAKKGGTSPVEDVLDYTEPSTKHGLNLVCTPGNDVEATTGKAASGATLILFTTGLGTPTGNPVCPVIKVSTNNALTKRMGDIIDINTGPVIEGEKTIEEMGEDILEYCIKAASGEVIPKSVLLNQDDFIPWKRGVSL, encoded by the coding sequence AAGTCCATCCACAAGATAATGTGCTTGTCGCTTTAACCGATTTAAAAGCTGGTCAAACAGTAAACTACCAAGGAGTCGATTATGTTTTAGTAGATGATATCGACGCTAAACATAAGTTTTACATGACCGATATGAATGCGGGCGATGAAGTAAGTATGTACGGAACTTTAGTTGGTAAAGTACAATTTACGGTAAGAGCTGGTTCTGTAATGAATACTGATAATTTAAAACACGCCGCTGCTCCTTATGAGTTTCGACCTTATCATTACAGTTGGCAAGCTCCAGATGTTTCGAAATTTGAAGGAAGAACTTTTAATGGTTACCATCGCTCAGATGGCAAAGTTGGAACGGCTAATTACTGGTTATTTATTCCAACCGTATTCTGCGAAAATCGCAACTTAGATGTAATTCGTGAAGCTTTACATAATGAACTTGGTTATGCAGTAACCGAAAAATACAAATCTTATACACACCAATTAGTTGAAGCTTTTCAAAATGGAGTTGATATTTCGACTTTAGATGCTCCACTATCTTTTGAGGGTGTAAGACATAATAGGCCATTTAAAAATATCGATGGGATTAAATTTTTAAACCATCAAGGTGGATGTGGCGGCATTAGACAAGATGCTGCTGTTTTAAGTAAGTTGTTAGCAGCTTATGCAGACCATCCTAATGTGGCTGGAGTTACTGTTTTAAGTTTAGGCTGCCAAAATTTACAAGTTCAAGATTTTACCAAAGATTTAAAAGAGCGCAATCCAAATTTCGATAAACCTCTTTTCATATTTGAGCAACAACAATCGCAAAGCGAAGAGAATATGATTGCGTTGGCCATCAAAAAAACTTTTGAAGGTTTAGTAGAAGCTAATAAAATTGAACGTCAACCTGCTCCTTTGAGCAAAATGAATGTTGGTGTTAAATGTGGTGGTAGCGATGGATTTAGTGGTATTTCTGCAAATCCAGCAGTTGGCTATTGCTCAGATTTATTGGTAGGCTTAGGTGCAACAGTTTTGTTGGCTGAGTTTCCAGAATTATGCGGTGCAGAGCAAGACTTAATTGATAGAACTAAAGATGAAGCTGCTGCGAAGAAATTCATTAGTTTGATGGGTGCGTATAGTCAAGCAGCAGAAAATGCTGGTTCTGGTTTTCACATGAACCCATCTCCAGGAAACATCAAAGACGGTTTAATTACTGATGCGATAAAAAGTAATGGTGCAGCAAAAAAAGGTGGAACATCTCCGGTAGAAGATGTTTTAGACTATACTGAACCAAGTACAAAACACGGTTTAAATTTAGTTTGTACGCCAGGTAATGATGTAGAAGCTACTACGGGTAAAGCTGCAAGTGGTGCAACTTTAATTTTGTTTACTACAGGATTGGGAACGCCAACAGGAAACCCAGTTTGTCCGGTAATTAAAGTTTCTACCAATAATGCTTTAACCAAAAGAATGGGCGATATTATCGATATTAATACAGGGCCAGTAATTGAAGGCGAAAAAACCATTGAAGAAATGGGCGAAGATATTTTAGAATATTGTATTAAAGCTGCCAGTGGCGAAGTAATCCCTAAATCAGTTTTACTAAATCAAGATGATTTTATTCCTTGGAAAAGAGGGGTTTCTTTATAG
- a CDS encoding SDR family oxidoreductase, with translation MEQSFSLEGKVIVVTGGTGILGNSFVNAIVEAGGAVGILGRNADIANERADAINKNGGKAIALIADAMDEEQLIAAREKIIAAFGKIDGLVNAAGGNMPDGVLQPEESVFKMKMDGMKKVLDLNLWGTLIPTQIFGEAIAETGRGSIVNISSMNSKKAVTKVLGYNMGKAAVDCYTQWFAVELANRYGDKIRMNALAPGFFLTEQNRNLLTTPDGGFTPRGQSVIKQTPFKRFGDPDELKGALVWLLSDASQFVTGAMICVDGGFSIFSGV, from the coding sequence ATGGAACAATCATTTTCTTTAGAAGGAAAAGTAATCGTAGTAACAGGCGGAACAGGAATTTTAGGTAATTCTTTCGTTAACGCAATTGTTGAAGCTGGTGGTGCAGTTGGTATTTTAGGTAGAAATGCTGATATCGCAAACGAAAGAGCTGATGCAATTAACAAAAATGGTGGAAAAGCAATCGCTTTAATTGCTGATGCTATGGATGAAGAGCAGTTAATTGCTGCCAGAGAAAAAATTATTGCTGCTTTTGGTAAAATTGATGGTTTAGTAAATGCGGCTGGTGGTAATATGCCAGATGGTGTTTTACAACCAGAAGAAAGCGTTTTCAAAATGAAAATGGATGGAATGAAAAAAGTGTTAGACCTAAATTTATGGGGAACACTTATCCCAACTCAAATTTTTGGAGAAGCAATTGCAGAAACTGGAAGAGGAAGTATTGTAAATATTTCTTCAATGAATTCTAAAAAAGCAGTAACCAAGGTATTAGGTTATAACATGGGTAAAGCTGCTGTTGATTGTTACACACAATGGTTTGCTGTAGAATTGGCAAATCGTTATGGCGATAAAATTAGAATGAATGCTTTAGCTCCAGGCTTTTTCTTAACTGAACAAAATAGAAATCTATTAACTACACCAGATGGTGGTTTTACACCTCGCGGCCAGTCGGTAATTAAACAAACTCCTTTCAAACGTTTCGGCGACCCAGATGAATTAAAAGGTGCTTTAGTTTGGCTATTGAGCGATGCATCTCAGTTTGTTACTGGCGCAATGATTTGCGTAGATGGTGGCTTCTCTATTTTTAGTGGGGTATAA
- the kduI gene encoding 5-dehydro-4-deoxy-D-glucuronate isomerase yields MKIIQHVHSEDFKTYGTDKIRERFLLDGLKEKNKTNFVYAHYDRMVTGLITPTTEIVPLGTYDILRADFFLERREMGVINVGGPGTIEADGTTYNLAKLDCLYMGKGVKDVKFSSKNADEPAVFYILSAPAHATYPTTFLKNADAFSAQLGSVETANERRIIRYIHKDGIQSCQLVMGLTILSTGSVWNTIPPHTHDRRMEVYFYFDVDEEHRVFHYMGEPQETRHIIVANHEAVLSPTWSIHAGSGTKNYSFIWGMAGENLDYADMDTFGVKELK; encoded by the coding sequence ATGAAAATTATACAACACGTACACTCAGAAGATTTTAAAACCTACGGAACTGATAAAATCAGAGAAAGATTTTTATTAGATGGATTGAAAGAGAAAAACAAAACCAATTTTGTTTATGCTCATTACGATAGAATGGTTACTGGTTTAATTACGCCAACAACCGAAATAGTGCCTTTAGGTACATATGATATTTTACGTGCAGATTTCTTTTTAGAAAGAAGAGAAATGGGCGTAATTAATGTGGGCGGTCCTGGAACAATTGAAGCAGATGGTACAACATACAATTTAGCTAAACTAGATTGTTTATATATGGGTAAAGGTGTAAAAGATGTAAAGTTCAGTAGCAAAAATGCTGATGAACCTGCTGTGTTTTACATTTTATCTGCGCCAGCTCACGCTACTTATCCAACAACTTTCTTAAAAAATGCTGATGCTTTTTCTGCACAATTAGGAAGTGTAGAAACTGCTAACGAACGTAGAATTATTCGTTACATTCACAAAGATGGAATTCAGAGTTGCCAACTAGTAATGGGATTAACCATTCTTTCTACTGGAAGTGTTTGGAATACTATTCCACCTCATACTCATGATCGTAGAATGGAAGTTTATTTCTATTTTGATGTTGATGAAGAACACAGAGTTTTCCATTACATGGGCGAGCCACAAGAAACTCGTCACATCATTGTAGCTAATCACGAAGCGGTTTTATCTCCAACTTGGAGCATTCACGCAGGTAGTGGAACTAAAAATTACAGCTTTATTTGGGGTATGGCAGGAGAAAACCTTGACTATGCCGATATGGATACATTTGGAGTAAAAGAACTTAAATAG